ATGTCAAAAGGAAATGAATTAtggatcaaaataaaaagagttgaTTACATATTAGAACAcatcttgtttttcttttacacAACAAAAAGACACATATCACATGTGACACACTTTTTAGTGGGTCCAAATAGTTAGTTTGACAAAAATGCCTTTGAAGGAAATGAGATTGGGTTTCGTTCCGTTGGAGCTTGACTCATTTTTGAATTGACTTTACAACTTGTAGAGTTTATGCAgttttctaattatattattattattacttcatctaatgtttttattgatttttttctcaaatactaagatatacaaaacaattataattgttacaataaattgtaattttttttctttattttaaaatctattttcatatatatattttatatattttaataattacataAAAATGCATGGATATAAAAGATGTGGACGTAAAAATGTGGTCATGGATAGTTTAAATGAACATGCACAGAaagttatttttacattttctttaacaattcacatatttattatttgtttctaatttgaaccaaaaaatattttatagacaAAAGTTTTCAATTAAGATGTAGGTAAATATAGGTAAATCATTCATCTAAGTTTTctttagaaaatgaaaaatgtgGACTAGATCGTGGACATGGAAGATGTGGATGGATAAATGTGGACACAAGTTCATGTGGATACTATTTTTCATCAATTCACCAATTTTCTTGACTTAAAAATATCGACCATCGCAGCCGCAACCACCACCATTGAGTTCATGTTCCAACTCGCTAAAGGTTTCATCTTTTGATCTGCTGTAGATCGCTGGAGACTTACCCCGTGAACATGTCCAATCAAACACAACTAGTTCTCAATCTCAGAGAAGACAACTTTGAGCTCTAATAGATCTGTGAATCTTATGGACTGATGGTGACGATAGATCGTGGAGTGATGGTGACGACGACCGCGGGTCGACTCGTTTTCTTTTtcaatgttttgagattgacgAGTATCCTATTTTTCTAATGGATTCATTGTTTACGAGAATAAGACGAAGCGATCTGTGAGCATAACATATGGGTAACTGGAGTTGGGTGCCTTGTAGGTTCTTAGCAAGTGATTGATCGTGTTTATGTGAGTTGATATAATGAGATGTCCACAGTTTGTTGTCCACATTTTTTATGTCCACGCATTTTTgtataattgttaaaatatttaaatatatatatgaaaatggatcttgaaatatagagaaaaagaaattactatttattgtaaaattatattttctttaatattttaaaacttgagaaaaaaaaaataaggtaGAAGAAAGaatgaataataataacattaaacaaaaaattaaaacttttctttattcaaagaaaaaaaagaagataactTGACGAAGAAGATGTGACGAGAAAGAAAGAGATCACCAAGGGTATAAAGGACAAACAACAAGACAAATGTGTCTCTCAAGTGAAATGTGTTTTTTAGTGATATTAAGAAGTGAAAATGTGTCTTGGATgtaaatttttcaaataaaattttgttgataTTTGAGTAAGTTACATAGAAAGACACATTATGACTTCTATTTTCTCTAAAGGACACATTGTTTAGTTGACACACTTTGTTTGGACAGCTGTATTATTTTGGACATAAATGACCTTGCTTTTGTGCAAGTGGAAGAATGTTTGTTTTAGAGAAGCATCGAGCAGCtaactaagtttgttttttgTTGCAATCAATGCAATAGTTATTACGAGAAAATGTTGGTATATGGGTTTATGTGAATTGTTTTTGGGCGTAGGATCTTTTTCACAACAAAAAATCTAACGGTTGTGGAAAAAGCTTGCTTTTCATTAGTAGTTATTAGTAGGTTGTCCAATTAATCTGTTCCTTTTTTGAgatatgatttttattattttatttataaatgcaGATGGATGAGATGTGTTTGGTGATATGTAGAGAATGAGTATTTGGTTCCAGAGGTAAATGGGAGTTCGTTTTGGACAAGAGAAAGATGCGTGGACGGGAGATGTGTTGATGAGAGAAGCGTGGATGGGAGACGCGTGGACATGAGATGCATGGACGGGAGACGAGTGGAGCCACTTACACCACCACTGTAACTACCCTCACATCTTACACCACAGCCTCTATTGCGGTGGTCACCGCCATCTCCACCTCCATATCCTCCACCTTCACGTCTTCCACCTCCACCGTATCCACCACCATCGTATCCACAACCATCTCCTCCACTCGAGTAGCCACCTCCACCAACCACCACCATTGTATCCACACTCATGTCTTCCACCATCGCCTCCATAACCACCACCGCCTCCACTGCGGTATCCACCGTTTCCTCCACCATATCCACCACCACTGTAACCACCACCATTGTATCCACACTCACGTCTTCCACCATCAACTCCataaccaccaccacctccattGCGGTATCCACCGCTTCCTCCACCACGGTCTCCATCGCAAACGCCATCGTTTCCACGGGACTGAACTTCGTTCATAGTAGAGATTGAGATCGAGGAATATAGATCGAGATTTTGAGATTGAGATCGAGAAATAGAGATTGAGATTCCGAGATCGAGATATAGAGATCGAGAAAAGGCGAAAGTGAGAAAGAGTATTAGGGACAGTTTCTGATGGAGAAGATTAGGGTTCAATCTCTCTAACCTCTCATGTCTGAGTTTGATATATGGATCTAGAAGATGTCATAGAAGAAAGGGTTTTCACGATTTTCTATAAAGCAAAGATATAAGGTTTGATTATTaattagagagaaaaaaaagtattttattttaaaaaagaaaaagatcggTTTGGTTAGTTAGAAGAAAAGGTAACGAGAGACATCATCTCTCTTAGATTATTTGGAGGTTATCCTAGTAAATTTGCAAAGAGAAAGTGTGCTAAAGATTCAATGTGTCTTTTAGTGAAATTGGTAACTCAAATTGTGTTTCTAAGCGTAACTTTTTCTTGATATTTTGCCCATCCCTATCACCGATTGCACATCTACAATCAGACTGGATCGATGCGGTGAACTAGAAAACTTCCATTTATTTATCAAATTCATCAATTTACCATATGTTACATCTTAGACAATACCGAGTAAACCCTAAGATCAATTACATGTGCTTTTTAATTTGTCATCCATGGGAgtgttaatttaattaaataacgATAAAGTTATGTAAACTTTCCTTAAGACTAATAAAGGGACCAAAGCTATTTGTAATAAATAAAGGTTTAAAAGGGTTAGCTAGCTCTCTACTTTTCTTTTCCTTATAAAGTGAAACCCTACCAACTTCTTCGCGGCTGACCAACAGAGAAATAAAAACATTCGGAATCTTCCAGACACATACACTATTGGCTGCTCTCTGGTACGTGAAAACTTGTTCATCTGTTTCCTCGTCTCTACTTTGTTAAATTGTTTTCTTCTCGCAAGTATCGCCATGGACTAGACTTTTACCTCCTTCGAGTCTAGCGTGTGATGACTCGAAACACATAAATTAAGAGCTGTCTGCAACATTAATTAAACATTAATTACATGTGCAACCTCTTAGGTTTTTCAAGATCATTAGCAATTGCACAGTTTAAATGCTTTTTTCACTATGGTTAACTTTTAAGACCCACATGGTTTTCGAGTTTTGCAGATTTTTTTACTGTGAAAAGATGTGTGAAAAGATGAGTTTATCCGAAGAAGAAATCAGAATGCTTTTCAGAGTCACCAAAACACTTAACCACATCCTCAAAGATCGTGGATACATTGTCACGGATGCTGAACTTGAGATGACACAAGAACAGTTTATCGACAAATACGGCGAgaacatggaaagaaaagatCTTGTCACTATCAAGACTAAGAAGAAAGATAAATCTGATAAGGTTTGTGAATACCAAGGATacgagtttttgtttttaagtgtattttttttttcaattcttctAACTAATGCTCAAGTTCGTTCCCCTTGTGGTGGTGGTAGATCTTTGTCTTTTTTCTACaagaaacaaaagttaaaaTGGGCGACATCAAGGCTTGCTTTGAGCGCATGGTATCTCATAACGTCTTGAGAGCAATTCTTGTTGTGAAGAAAGAAATGAATCGCTTCGCTTCATCTGCTATAACCGACGCAAACTCAAAAGGAATACTTTACTTGGAAAGTTTTAAGGTTAGTGAGAAAGTTTATGCTGCTTCCTTGTTTGTGTCTCGAAACATACTCTTATAAAGCTCATGTTTCATGTGCAGGAGACAGAGCTTCTAATGAACGTGAAGGAACATGCTTTTGTTCCAGAGCATATAGCTCTGACAACTGCGGAGAAGGAAGCTTTGTTGGAGAAGTACACTGTGCAAGAGAATCAGGTTAGGTATCTTGACACTCTTTAAGCAATGAAAACTAGTTTATTGTGGAGACAAAACAAAGCTTTGATGTTTGATctcttttttgttcttgttttttttcacTATAGCTAACATGTTTGTTTTTTACTCACTTGTGTGGTGTGTTGTCGATAGCTTCCACGTATTCAGTATACGGACCCTATAGCGAAATACTATGGGCTAAAACGTGGAGAAGTCGTGAAGATCATACGCAATAGTGAAACATCTGGTCGTTATGTCACATACCGCTTTGTTATATGATATTAAGAGCTTCTGATAGGATCAGGTCTTGGATTTGTCGGATAAAGACTTAGAATGACTTCAttagttttttaatttagtgAAATTTTCACCAAAAGATGTAAGGaactttatatgtttttatctcaatcaatatatacatagtagttttttttttcttggcaaCGAGCGGCGGCCATTCTatgtggtctgggtaaccagaccggaatgaaATATAACTTCTTATGAAaggatctagcagtcttagctaaaaaatcaaaaatctggTTTTGaactgggtaaccagaccggaatgaaATATAACTTCTTATGAAaggatctagcagtcttagctaaaaaatcaaaaatctggTTTTGAACACGTGCAACATAAGTGATCTTGAAGTCCAGGAAGAATATATAGATAGTAGTTGAGCACGTGCAACATAAGTGATCTTGAAGTCCGggaagcatatatatatatagatagtagtTGAAAGACTTGGACCTCGATCATGATATATAGTGCATGTCAAGAATATAGACACTGCTCAAGGCTATATTATAAGtaatcaaactaaaaaaaaactcaagtccTAAAAACTGAAAAGCGGATTCACAAAGGAGATGCTGTGGTTTTGTGACATGCTTCTTCAGCCAATAACCTCTGAGTTTGAGTCATCAGAAGGCCATATCACGGTCTCCATCAGTCGCTCACGCATCAAGGCCAAGTTCTCATCTGATATATCTTGGTATATCTTCCCATGGTCGCATTTCTATAACAAACAACAAACTAGAACACCATTAGTTTTTGAATCTTTTCTGGTTCCCATGACAGATTTAGAGGTTGATTTTACCTTGATCCACTTGCCATACAAGTGGAGGCGTGTGATCATAACTCTTTCTGCAAGCTCCTGACTCTCCTACAAGTCAGTTGAGACAAGATAAACACAAGAGTTGTCATCTGATTCTCTAGTCAATATGTTTCATGCCAAGGTCTAAACAAGTCTGAATTAAAAGTAATATACCACAACACAGAATGTGGCtatgataaaaacaaatatattttagcaaaaaaataaaaacaaatatatgaaactGCTTATTCTTATTCTTATCCTCATTCACTAGCATAGGAAGAACTCTCAACCCAAAGGGCTCTCCCAAAACCTTCTATAATTTTACAACCTTGAACAATTTCCCCTCACTAACTGCAATCTAACTAACTCACAAGAGCTACAATGTACTACATTTAGTCCTACACTAAATATAGTAGACTAATAGATAAAGTTTAAGCAGCTAAACATCTTCAACTAAGTTTTTGTTACCTTGCCGAGTTTGCGGAGGAAACGTTTGCCTTCAGTTGGTCTATTTGATACGACATAGCTGTTGTAAAACAAAAGATACACCATAAGACCATAAGCCAAGAATGATAATCAAGTAAGTGTGTTTATAAATCTAATCCTAGAGAGAGCTTATCAAATGAGCGACTTACTTATAGAACCAAGTGTATTGGGGAGGATTCATTTCGTATAACTGATGAAGAACCGTCCTCACAGCTTTGTAAGTAAAGTAGTTAATAAGTTGCTGCATAATTTGTAAAAGTGATGAGAGAGCCATAAGTTTAAAACAATTTGTCATTCAAAAAGTTCTCACCGTTTTGACATCTCCGAAGGTATCATCGTAGTTCCCAGCAACGTCCTCGTTGACAATCAAGAGCTTCTTCTTGCTCCTTCTACTCGCAATTCTTGGTACGCGTTTGGAAGAAATCCTGAAAACAATGCTTGAGCCAGTAAAGGAGCTTCCTAACTCTAGCTTTCTTGAACTGCCATGGATCTTCTTCTTGCTCCTCGTGTGAGCATCCAGACATAAACATGGAACGCTCGGAGAATCCATCACAGATGAGCCAATAACAAACAGAGCACCCACCATTACTCCCAAACAACAAGAAGATCAGAACTATTCCCCCGGTGATATGGGAGAACCAGTTTCAGAAATCAACAAAGAGTTGGTGGATGGATGGTAAGAATctgaagaaagaaagatgaaacGTGTTTGGGGTAATACAAAACAGAGGAACACGAGTTGGGTGTGTAAGATGGAAAATGGCCGTTGAATAACAGCCAGTCAAAAACTCATAGAGAAgtcttttagatatttattttctctTCCTAAAAGCAAAGGCAAAGACAAACAAGAAAACCCACCGGGTGGGCTTTCGGGTTCACGTGGATACTAAGTAGAATAAGGTCGTCTTGAAACTTGTAACTCAGAAATTGCACATAAACTAAAGTGGACAACCCCCATATCACATGTCCATCTTAAAGGAGTAGACTAGGAAAATATTAATGTAGAGAAAATAGATTGAATGTGGTTAAAGAGGTGCAATAGACCAATTGCAAAGAGGAAAAGTCCCGGTACGATGTGGACCACCCATGTTATAGCTTTTGAAGGTTCACTACATTGCAAATATGAATGACTTGAAGATAAATGTAACAGCTGAATAATGtagaaaatatacatttatatggTTAATAAGAGGTGCCATAGACCAAGTGCAAAGAAGAAAAGTCCCGGTACAGTGTGGACCACCAATGTTATAGCTTTGAAGGTTAAAGATTGTGGAGGATGGCAACTggcaataaatatataactttgcAAAGATAGACGAATTTAAGATTGAGTATATAACAGTTGAACGAGCAAAGGTCTTGATTTTTGCTTCAAGAATGATGATGCGTTCATGTGTACGTAGTCATGTATGTGTAAGTGAGAAGacgttattaaattttaattgatgTCACGTATAAGATCAGCATGACATGCAAAAATAGACTCTGCTTAAGAAAATCAAGTATTAACGTAATCACTGATGTAGCTGATAGGACAACGACACCATTTATCATCTTGACGATAATCAATCACATATCAAATTATCAACCGATAATTTTTTCCCTCTGATTATGTAAGCGATCCAAATAGAACCGTAGCTCAATAAGAACATCCCTATCAGTTTAGAGCACAAAAACATGTTTCAAAAAAGTCTTCGCCTACTAGTAATTCTGAGGATCCCACTGATGGACCTTCCTCCAATTTGCACGAGGTTAGCAGTCGCTGCGCCATCTGCGTTAAAAATTATGGAGGAAACTTCATCTCCCGTACACATTAGAGAAGCCTCTCACACTTATGAGACGGAGCAACATTTTGGGGCGAGTTTTAACCAAGACTCACCTCACTCTCAAAACAGAAATGAGGAAGGTATGTTATTGGTTGAAGAAACATCTGGTTATAACACAACTAGAGGAGGAAGACCAATAAAATCGACTCAAAAAGTTCAAGATATGGAATGAAAAACTGTTAGAGGAAGAGGTAAACGAGGTCGTCGCGGCCGAGGAAACTAGTATCACTAATATTATCATGTTCTTTAACTTGCTCTTTACGATTCAATTTTGAATCGTCTGTTAgggatatgttttcttttttgttgttgcatACTCTATCAAACTTATGAGTGAAAATCTCATACTTGTATTACTTATGAATTTTAATACGAAAGcctgttaaaaaaaacatgtttcaagctaccttttattttaaaatcatagttttaaatatacaaGACACCCTTTAGACTTTAGGGGGATGTATTCAACTGAGAGTTTTAGgttatttgtattaaaatgacaaatccactgttattgaaacatgaattttaaaaactcatttaaaatccaatgttattgaatttgatatttcttaaagtactctgaaatccattgttattgaaaatattttaagttgtggagttttaaagttttcaggtgaTTTTATGTGAATCCGAAAGCCCACCCGGTgggtttaatttttaaaactcaaatctcatagttttaggtgatattctagagtagtttaacaaaaatcacttaaatctctgcaacttattgaaatcatctaaaacctcattaaaaatcaaatcacatcAAATCAAATGTTAAATTGAATTCATTCCCTTTAGTTTAGCTTTATTTGTCTTTAAATTAAAAAGCCAATAGCTAGAAGTTTCAATACAGAGAACCACAAGACCACATCCACGTGGTCTCGACCGACCACACTTCAGAACCCGAAAAGccctgaaaatatttaaatcaattaattaatAAGCTAAAAACCTATACCTATTCGAAGCAAAGGTAAGTCtacttctttatatatatatacacacactcATAGAGATGCATCAAGATTCCACTTACACAT
The window above is part of the Brassica napus cultivar Da-Ae chromosome C3, Da-Ae, whole genome shotgun sequence genome. Proteins encoded here:
- the LOC106386739 gene encoding chaperonin-like RbcX protein 2, chloroplastic, translating into MVGALFVIGSSVMDSPSVPCLCLDAHTRSKKKIHGSSRKLELGSSFTGSSIVFRISSKRVPRIASRRSKKKLLIVNEDVAGNYDDTFGDVKTQLINYFTYKAVRTVLHQLYEMNPPQYTWFYNYVVSNRPTEGKRFLRKLGKESQELAERVMITRLHLYGKWIKKCDHGKIYQDISDENLALMRERLMETVIWPSDDSNSEVIG
- the LOC106386345 gene encoding DNA-directed RNA polymerases II and IV subunit 5A-like isoform X2, with protein sequence MCEKMSLSEEEIRMLFRVTKTLNHILKDRGYIVTDAELEMTQEQFIDKYGENMERKDLVTIKTKKKDKSDKIFVFFLQETKVKMGDIKACFERMVSHNVLRAILVVKKEMNRFASSAITDANSKGILYLESFKETELLMNVKEHAFVPEHIALTTAEKEALLEKYTVQENQLPRIQYTDPIAKYYGLKRGEVVKIIRNSETSGRYVTYRFVI
- the LOC106386345 gene encoding DNA-directed RNA polymerases II and IV subunit 5A-like isoform X1; this translates as MVFEFCRFFYCEKMCEKMSLSEEEIRMLFRVTKTLNHILKDRGYIVTDAELEMTQEQFIDKYGENMERKDLVTIKTKKKDKSDKIFVFFLQETKVKMGDIKACFERMVSHNVLRAILVVKKEMNRFASSAITDANSKGILYLESFKETELLMNVKEHAFVPEHIALTTAEKEALLEKYTVQENQLPRIQYTDPIAKYYGLKRGEVVKIIRNSETSGRYVTYRFVI